Sequence from the Chloroflexota bacterium genome:
CGAACCGCCGCAGCTGTGCCGTGGTGCACGTGCTCTGATGGATCTGCTCCACGGATCCGGGCGCCGAGGTGTCGGCCGGTGGCACGTCTGCCGATGGCGCGGGGTCGGTCGGCGGCGGTGGATCTGCTCGCGACACCGGATCCGGCAGCGGCTCCGGACCGCGCTCAGGTCCGGACGCCTTCGTCGACTCCGCCGCCGGGCGTTGGACGGACGATCCGTCATCGAGCACCACCGCGGCGAGCGGCGGGCGGGCGACCACGGCAGCGGTCGGTGCGCCGCCGGTCTCGGACGGACGGGCCGCCTCGACGCGATGCGACCGCGGGTGCGGGCGCGCTCGGTCCACATGGCGATGGGCGTGGCGACTCATCGGATCGCTCCGCTCCACGCAGGTCGGGCGTTGCGCCATGGTACTGATCGCTGCGACGCAGCTGCATCGCGGATGGGCTCGGTCATGTCGTCAGCGCTGCTGGTCCATCCTCTGGGCGGGCGGGACCGTCCGAGGATGATACCCCGCCGCAACCACCGGGTCCGGACTACCGTCCGTCGACGACGCGCAGAGCCCGATCGGCTTCGTTGAGCACGTCCGGGCCTTCCTCACCGCAGACCACGATATCTTCGAGCCGCATGCCCCACCGACCGGGGTAGTAGATGCCGGGTTCGATGCTGAAGGCCATGCCCGGCCGCAGGGGCTCCGACGAGCCGGCGACGATGTACGGGTCCTCGTGCGCTTCGAGACCGATGCCGTGACCCGTCCGATGGATGAATGCCGGGCCGTGACCGCCGGCCGCGATGATCGAGCGAGCCGCCGCATCGATGGCCTCGGGTGCGACTCCCGGCCGCACGGCAGCCGTGGCGGCCGCCTGGGCTCGACGGAGCAGGTCGTATGCCGCGACGAACTCCGGCGGCGGGCCCGCCGCGGCGTCGCCGCCGGCGACCCAGACGACGCGGGTGATGTCGCTTCCGTAGCCGCCGAGTGGCCCGCCGATGTCGAGGACCAGCGGCTCCCCGGTGTCGATCCGCCGGTCCGAGGCCGCGTGATGCGGGGAAGCCGAGTCGGGGCCCGCGGCGACGATCGCGAACTCGGCCGTGTCGTGTCCCTCGTCCATGAGCCGGTCGCGGACCTCGCGGGCGACGTCCGCCTCTGTCCGGCCGACGAGGCGGCCGGCCGCGATCGCGCCGATGACCCGGTCTGCGGCATGAGCCGCGAGGCGGAGCAGCGCGATCTCGTCGGCGTCCTTGACGATCCGAAGGGGGGCCGTGACGGTCGATCCGCGAACGAAGCGCGAGCCTGGCAGCATCGCCTGGAGGCGGAGCACGTGGCTCGCCCAGAGCGTGTCCGTGACCGCCACGATGGGCGACGGGAGCGACATCCGGCCGCCCGATGGCACGCCGACGGCTCCTCGCCCGGCCGTGGCGCGCACGAGATCCGCGACGATCGCATGCGGATCCTCGCTCTCCTCCCAGGTCCGGATGGACACGAGACCTACCGGCGCCGCCGCCGACCGGGCGGCCGGATCCGCCTCGAGGCGAGGGGCCACGAGCGTCGGCACCGTCCCGGCGTCGGCAGTGACGACGAGCATCGTCAGGCGCTCGAGCGGGATCGCGTCGTAGCCGGCGAGGTAGCGCAGGTCCGGCCCGACGCCGACGAGCAGGGCGGCGAGACGCTGCTCCGCGAGGAGTCGGCGGGCGGCGGCGAGCCGCTCCGCGTACCTGGAGGCTGGGATCGTCGGGCGCTCGGCGAGCGCGGTCATCGGGAGCCGACCGGAGTTCCCGGCGCACGATCGGCGAGCCAGGCGGCGATCGTCGCGGGACCGTGGTCCGCGAGCCGGCGATAGGCGAGGACGCGTCCCGCGCCGGCCGCGAGCGCGCGCCGTCGGAGCGCAAGGTCGTCATGCTGTCCCACAGCGAGGACGCTGGCCCCGATCGCGACCGCCGCGGCCACCGCCTCGACGCCGTCGTATGCCCGGGCGGTGAGATCCACGATGGCGGCGGCATCCTCGTCGACCCGCAGGGCCACCTCAAGCGCGTTCAGCGTCCGGACGGCGACCGGTTCGCCACCGGCGGTCCGGATCGCCGCGACGAGGCGGGTCGACCAGATGAGGTCGTCGGCGAGGACGACGACCCGCCGTTCCGTCACCTCAGCCGACGATCTCGGCGATGCGGTGGAAGACGTCCCTCGCGGTGACGATCCCGGTCGGGCGGCCGAGCTCGACGAGGGGGATGTGCCGGAAGCCGCCGACCGCCATCTTGTTGATGGCGACGGCGACGGTGTCGTCCCTGCGGAGGACGACCGGGTCACGGGTCATGACGTCGCCGACGGTGAGCCCGGCGAGCCTGCGGCCGGCGAGCTTGAGGAGTGCGTCGCGTTCGGTGAAGATGCCGACGAGCCGGCCGCGGTCCACGACGAGCAGCGCGTCCACCGCCTCGTCCCGCATGGACTCGAGCGCCTCGCTCATCGGGGTATCCCGGGCGACCATGAGCGGGGCCTGGGACGCGAGCCCGGAGAGCCGCGCATCGAACCGGGTGTGGGGTGCGAGGCGGTCGGACCCCGTGAGCGGTGTGCCGCACCGGTCGCACTCATCCTCGCCGGCGATGTTGTCGAAGCCGCAGGCGGGACAGATCATGGTCGGTCGTCCGGTTCGACCGTCCAGGTCTCGCCGCCGTTGAGGAGCTTCTCGAGATCGCCCTCGCCGCGTTGCTCGACGGCGGCCGCGAGCTGGGCGCTGAGGAGCTCGTCGTGGGTCGGGCGTTCGACGTCCCGGATGACGCCGACGGGGACCGGGAAGTCCGGGAAGAACATCCGGCTGAGCATGAACGCGAGGTAGGGGTCCTCGGCGTGCTCATCGTGGACGAGGATGTCGTCCTCCGCGACCCCGTCGACACCGAGCTGGACGACCTCGGGGTGGAGGCCGCGGAGCCGGATCCCGCGATCGCGGTCCTTGCCGAAGAGCATCGGGCGGCCGTGCTCGAGGACGAGCATCCGATCGTCGCGGACCTCCCGGTCGGTGAACGATCGCCAGGCCCCGTCGTTGAAGATGTTGCAGTTCTGGAGGACCTCCGTGAACGCCGAGCCGCGATGCCGGCCGGCCCGCTCGAGCGTCTGTTGAAGATGCTCGGTATGCGTATCGACCGAGCGGGCGACGAACGTGGCCTCCGCGGCGAGGGCGACCGAGAGCGGCATGATCGGGTGATCGATCGTCCCGTCCGGCGTCGACTTCGTCCGCTTGCCGAGCTCGGAGGTGGGGCTCGCCTGGCCTTTGGTCAGGCCGTAGATCCGGTTGTTGAACATGACGAGCTTGATGTCGACGTTGCGGCGCATGGAGTGCAGGACGTGATTGCCGCCGATCGAGAGCGCGTCGCCGTCGCCGGTGATGACCCAGACCATGAGGTCCGGGCGGGCGGCCTTGAGGCCGGTCGCAAGCGTCGGCGCTCGACCATGGATCGAATGGAAGCCGTACGTGTTCATGTAGTACGGGAGGCGGCCGGAGCAGCCGATCCCGCTGATGAAGACGATGTTCTCCTTCGGATACCCGAAGTCCGGCATGACCTTCTGGGTCTGGGCGAGGATCGAGTAGTCGCCGCAGCCGGGGCACCAGCGGACCTCCTGGTCCGACACGAAGTCCTTGCGGGTGAGCTGGGTGAGGACCGCCTGGTTCGCCGGGCTGAGCGCCGGCGGCTCGAGGGGGGTCGGCGCGGTCGGCGGTGTGGCGATGGCTCGATCGGTCATGAGACGGTCTTCCCTTCGAGGGCGGCTTCGGCGGCTTCGACGATCTCGGTGATCCGGAACGGCTTGCCGCGGACCCGGTCGTAGCTGATCGCGTCGACGAGGTAGCGACCCCGGACCAGCAGCGCGAGCTGGCCGAGATTGATCTCCGGGATGAGGACCCGGCGGTAATTCGACAGGATCGTCCCGAGGTTCCGCGGGAACGGATTGAGATGGCGGAGGTGGGCGTGGGCGACGCTCTGGCCAGTGGCCTGGAGTCGTTCGGCGGCGCTCCGGATGGAGCCGTACGTCGAGCCCCAGCCGAGGATGAGGAGGTCGCCGCGCTGCGGACCGAAGACGGTGAGCTCCGGGATGTCGTTCGCGATGCCGGCGATCTTGGCCTGGCGGAGGAGCTGCATCCGATGGTGGTTGTCCGGGTCATAGCTCACGTTCCCGGTGACATCCGCCTTCTCGAGACCGCCGATCCGATGCTCGAGGCCGGGCGTCCCGGGCACCGCCCACGGACGGGCGAGGGTCTTCGGGTCGCGATCGTACGGGTGGAAGCCCGCGCGTTCCGTCCGGTTCTCGACGCCGATCTCGGGCAGGCTCGCGACCGACGGGATGAGCCACGGCTCGGCTCCCGTGGCGAGGAACGCATCCGAGAGGTAGATGACCGGGGTCATGTACGTGAGGGCGATCCGGACGGCCTCGAACGCCATGTCGAAGCAGTCGCCCGGCGTCGCCGGGGCGACGACCGCGACCGGCGAGTCGCTGTTCCGTCCGAAGAGGACCTGCAGGAGATCCGCCTGCTCGTTCTTCGTGGGCATCCCGGTGGACGGGCCGGCCCGCTGCACGTCGATGACCACGAGCGGCAGCTCGACCATCACCGCGAGGCCGATCGCTTCGCTCTTGAGCGCGATCCCCGGCCCGGACGTGCCGGTCATCCCGAGGGCACCGCCGTAGCTCGCGCCGATCGCCGAGCCGATCGCGGCGATCTCGTCCTCCGCCTGGAACGTCTTGACCCCGAAGTGCTTGTAGCCGGATAGCAGGTGGAGGATGTCGGAGGCCGGCGTGATCGGGTACGAGCCGTAGAAGATCGGGCGTCCGGACTTCCGGCTGGCCGCGACGAACCCGAGCGCCGTCGCCTCGTTGCCGGTGATGTTCCGGTACCGGCCGGGCGGTAGATGGGCCGGC
This genomic interval carries:
- a CDS encoding aminopeptidase P family protein; its protein translation is MTALAERPTIPASRYAERLAAARRLLAEQRLAALLVGVGPDLRYLAGYDAIPLERLTMLVVTADAGTVPTLVAPRLEADPAARSAAAPVGLVSIRTWEESEDPHAIVADLVRATAGRGAVGVPSGGRMSLPSPIVAVTDTLWASHVLRLQAMLPGSRFVRGSTVTAPLRIVKDADEIALLRLAAHAADRVIGAIAAGRLVGRTEADVAREVRDRLMDEGHDTAEFAIVAAGPDSASPHHAASDRRIDTGEPLVLDIGGPLGGYGSDITRVVWVAGGDAAAGPPPEFVAAYDLLRRAQAAATAAVRPGVAPEAIDAAARSIIAAGGHGPAFIHRTGHGIGLEAHEDPYIVAGSSEPLRPGMAFSIEPGIYYPGRWGMRLEDIVVCGEEGPDVLNEADRALRVVDGR
- a CDS encoding CBS domain-containing protein, which produces MICPACGFDNIAGEDECDRCGTPLTGSDRLAPHTRFDARLSGLASQAPLMVARDTPMSEALESMRDEAVDALLVVDRGRLVGIFTERDALLKLAGRRLAGLTVGDVMTRDPVVLRRDDTVAVAINKMAVGGFRHIPLVELGRPTGIVTARDVFHRIAEIVG
- a CDS encoding 2-oxoacid:ferredoxin oxidoreductase subunit beta; the protein is MTDRAIATPPTAPTPLEPPALSPANQAVLTQLTRKDFVSDQEVRWCPGCGDYSILAQTQKVMPDFGYPKENIVFISGIGCSGRLPYYMNTYGFHSIHGRAPTLATGLKAARPDLMVWVITGDGDALSIGGNHVLHSMRRNVDIKLVMFNNRIYGLTKGQASPTSELGKRTKSTPDGTIDHPIMPLSVALAAEATFVARSVDTHTEHLQQTLERAGRHRGSAFTEVLQNCNIFNDGAWRSFTDREVRDDRMLVLEHGRPMLFGKDRDRGIRLRGLHPEVVQLGVDGVAEDDILVHDEHAEDPYLAFMLSRMFFPDFPVPVGVIRDVERPTHDELLSAQLAAAVEQRGEGDLEKLLNGGETWTVEPDDRP
- a CDS encoding 2-oxoacid:acceptor oxidoreductase subunit alpha; the protein is MAERHLPTQELERVTIRFAGDSGDGMQLTGTQFTRTAAVFGNDISTLPDFPAEIRAPAGSLPGVSGFQLSFSSTDIHTPGDQPDVLVAMNPAALKANIGDLPAGGALIVNEDAFTPTNLHKVGYAENPLHDGTLSQYTVFPIPISSLNARSLDGLEMSNKQIDLTKNFFALGLMFWLYERSMDPTLRWIEDRFKARPVIAEANARALKAGYAFGETTEMFHTHYRVAPAHLPPGRYRNITGNEATALGFVAASRKSGRPIFYGSYPITPASDILHLLSGYKHFGVKTFQAEDEIAAIGSAIGASYGGALGMTGTSGPGIALKSEAIGLAVMVELPLVVIDVQRAGPSTGMPTKNEQADLLQVLFGRNSDSPVAVVAPATPGDCFDMAFEAVRIALTYMTPVIYLSDAFLATGAEPWLIPSVASLPEIGVENRTERAGFHPYDRDPKTLARPWAVPGTPGLEHRIGGLEKADVTGNVSYDPDNHHRMQLLRQAKIAGIANDIPELTVFGPQRGDLLILGWGSTYGSIRSAAERLQATGQSVAHAHLRHLNPFPRNLGTILSNYRRVLIPEINLGQLALLVRGRYLVDAISYDRVRGKPFRITEIVEAAEAALEGKTVS